CGGTCGGTCCGACCGCCGAGGGACAAGGATCTTCCATGAGCGAGATGTACGGCCAGACAGAGAAGGCGCTCTCCAAGGCGGCCGACTACGTCGACCAGGCCCGCGGCGACGTGAAGAACAAGTGCGGCGTCCTGTCCGGCAACATCCAGACGATGATGGGTGGATGGGGCGGCCAGGGTGCCACCGCGTTCAACAACCTCATGATCGCGTGGGACCAGAAGCAGGAGACCATCCTCAAGGCCCTCGACCAGCTCGCCGCGTCGATGAAGGAGACCGAGCGCGACAACGTCTCGACCGACGAGAGCCAGTCCTCCGCCCACGCCAACCTCCAGGGCCGTCTCGGCTGACCGGCCGACACCGACTCGCACAGATCTAGGAGATCGACATGACTTTCGACGGAATCAAGGTCCAGCACGGCAGCCTCGACGCCGGTGCGGCCGACGTG
Above is a genomic segment from Nocardioides okcheonensis containing:
- a CDS encoding WXG100 family type VII secretion target is translated as MSEMYGQTEKALSKAADYVDQARGDVKNKCGVLSGNIQTMMGGWGGQGATAFNNLMIAWDQKQETILKALDQLAASMKETERDNVSTDESQSSAHANLQGRLG